CTTTGTCTGAAACAATATTTTTTGCTTTAAACTTAATAAACTCGTTTATTTTACTTTTATCTCCTGTAATCCAACAAGCTTTGTAGAAAGAACGTGCTTCAAAACGACACTTTGCACCGTATTCATGTTCTAATCTGTATAAAATGACTTCAAATTGTAATTCGCCCACTGTGCCTATAAATTTTCTGTTACCTGGTTCTTGTCTAAACAACTGTGCAACACCTTCATCCGTGAGTTGTTCAATACCTTTTTCGAGTTGTTTGGATTTCATAGGATCAAGGTTAATTAGTTCTTTGAAAATCTCAGGCGAAAAACTCGGTATTCCTTTGTAAATCATTTTCTCGCCTTCAGTGATAGTGTCTCCAATCTTAAAATTCCCGGTATCATATAAGCCAACAACATCTCCCGGGAATGCACTTTCAACCAAACTCTTACTTTCCGCCATAAAAGTTACGGGATTAGAAAATTTCATTTCCTTGTCTAATCTTACATGATAATAGAAAGTGTTCCTGTCAAACTTGCCTGAAACAATACGGAGGAATGCAATTCTGTCTCTGTGTCTGGGATCTATGTTTGCATGAATTTTAAAAACAAAACCGCTTAATTTAGGCTCATTAGGGCTTACTAGTCTTAAAGAGGTTTCGCGTGGTTTAGGTCTGGGTGCAATTTCAATAAATTTATCAAGCATTTCTTGGATACCAAAACTGTTCAATGCTGAACCAAAAAACACCGGAGCAAGTTTACCGGATAAATATGCTGCGATATCAAATTCACCATAGATGCCTTCAATGAGTTCATTGTCTTCTCTTAGTTTTTCAGCTTCCTTAGCTCCAATCAAATTGTCTAGTTCTGAAGAATAAAGGTCGTTGAGTACAGCCACTTCTTTGCCGATTTTTGTTTTTGCTGTTTCAGTAAATCTAAAACTGCCGTCATATAATTTATATACACCTTTAAAGGTTGCTCCTATTCCAATAGGCCAGCTAAGCGGACGAACTTTAATTGAAAGTTTTTGTTCTAATTCATCTAATAGTTCATAAGGGTCTCGACCTTCGCGGTCTAACTTGTTGATAAAAACAATTACAGGAGTGTCTCTCATACGACATACTTCCATAAGTTTCTCCGTTTGTTCTTCAACCCCTTTAACGCAGTCAATAACAAGAATGACACTATCTACCGCAGTAAGTGTTCTAAATGTATCCTCAGCAAAATCCTTGTGACCGGGTGTGTCCAAAATATTAATGAGTTTGTTCTTGTAATTGAAAGTCATAACCGAGGTTGCAACACTAATCCCTCTTTGCTTTTCAATCTCCATAAAATCGGATGTGGCAGTTTTTTTAATTTTATTTGACTTAACAGCACCGGCAGTTTGAATGGCACCACCAAATAAAAGTAGTTTTTCAGTCAGTGTTGTTTTTCCGGCATCCGGGTGACTTATGATGGCAAATGTCTTACGCTTGTCTATTTCTTTCTCGATTATAGTAGTCATCTTTGTTTTTTATTTTTTCTTTTTAGTACAACTAAGTATAATGCCAACGCACTCAAGAATCCGATTGTAGCAAAAAGTAAAATCCTGGGTTTGTGTGTAGGTTGTATGACACTAAGCGAATCTTGTTGTGCAAATTGCAGTGAGTTAGGTTCAAAAGACCATTGCAACACAAGTGCTATAGATAATGTCAATACGATAATTAGTATATGAAATTGAGGAGTTTTCATTGGGTTGGCAAATGTATAACGAAATTAAATTGCAGTTCTTGATTTTATGAAGAGTAAGAAAGGTCGAAAGAAACATAATCGTAAAAAAAAGTTTAACTATGCTTTTATTATGTCTGTTCTTGCAAATCGTTGATACTAACAGATGTTAGGTTGGTTTTATTTTTGGAAAAAGTTTGCGTAAATAAAAATAAGGATAAATTTGCGCACGAAAATCACATTATAAAAGTCAATAATAGCGAAATGAATTCTACTTTAAAAAAGACCATATTCAAGGCATTAGTTGCTGTTGTATTTTTGTCAATTGCTTATTTTGCAAAACCAGTTTTTTCTCATCAAATCCTGCCATTTGAAACGCATCAAGCATCATGGTTTGGAGTTGGAGGAGGAGAATATACTCCTTATGAAGCTGTAACTCCATACGATACGGTTAGAACTCAGGTTTTATGGATGATTTTTATTGCCTTTGTTTTATTAATTGTTGTTATTGCATTTGTTTTTGATATCGCACATTTCACATATAAAATAACAGGCAAGAAGGTTGCAGATATTAATAAGGTAAGTGCATGGATTTGTATCATTATCTTGGTTGTTGGGGTTTATTTTGCATTCTGGGAACTATTTGCTCAGGGTAAATATGCCAAAGTAGGCAATCCAAGTGCTGCACATGGTGTTGCATTAGATAACATGTTCATGTTTACTTTTGTATTAACCTTCGCAGTTTTTATTCTTACTGAGATTTTATTGTTTGTTTTTCCATTCTTGTATAGGACTAAAGAAGGCAGAAAAGCATACTACTATCCTGAAAACAATAAACTTGAAATCTTCTGGACTGCTGTTCCTTTCATAATATTGGTTATAATGGCATTTAGAGGAAATGCAGCATGGAAAGAAATTACCTATAACCCCGAAGCTAAAAATGCTGATGAAATAGAAGTTTTTGCATATCAGTTTGGTTGGTCTGCACGCTACCCAGGTCAAGATGGAAAGTTTGGCGCAGCAAGTTTTAATTATATCTCAGGTACTAACCCTTTAGGTTTAGCAGTAAAATCAGAGGTTGCGAAGTTTACGGAAGAGTTAAAGAAGGATACAGCTGATTGTAATAAAAAGATTGCGAATGTTTCTGTTTATTTATCTGAACTTAATAGCCAATTAATTGAATATCAAAATAAAGCAGACTTTAAGGGAGTAAAAGACACAGAAAAAGAAATAGAAAATGTGAAGTGTGGTAAATATGTTGATGAGTTAAAATTAACGTTACGCAGAAGAACAAAACAATTAGAGAGAATGGCTTTGTTAGAATCTGATAAGGACCAATACGCTAAAACATTTAATGGAGATGCAAACGATGATTTGGTGGTGAAAGAAATTGTTATTCAAAAAGGGAAGGCTGTAAGATTCAAATTCCGTTCTAGAGATGTTATTCATTCAGCATTTGCTCCGGATTTTAGACTACAAATGAATACTGTACCAGGTATGAGTACATATTTTGTTTTTGTTCCAACTAAAACCACCGCAGAAGCCAGAGCAGAAAAAGGCGATGAAGAATTCAATTATTATATTTATTGTAACAAGGTCTGTGGTCAAGCACATTTTAATATGAAGATTAAAATTACTGTTGTTGAAACAGAAGCAGAATATAAAGAGTGGATAGGTAAACAAAAACCTTCTTTTGCAGAAACTCAAATAACTAATTCTGCGAGCATGATTGCAGTTACCGATTCTCACAAAGCAAATAATCTTTAATTTATCATAATTATAAATACTTAAGTATAATGAGTCATACAGCACATATAGAAACAGAAGGTCATAGCCACCATGAACATGGCAAACAGAGCTTTATAAGCAAGTATATTTTTAGTTTGGATCACAAAATGATTTCACGTCAATATCTAATCACAGGTATGATTATGGGATGTATTGGTGGTTTTATGTCTGTCTTGTTCAGATTACAATTAGCTTGGCCAGGACACTCGTTTACCATTGTAGAAATGTTGCTTGGTAAGTGGGGTAAAGGCGGAGTTATTGACCCGAACTTCTTCCTAGCATTAGTTACTATTCATGGTACAATCATGGTGTTCTTTGTACTTACCGGTGGGTTAAGCGGCACCTATAGTAATCTGTTAATTCCGTTACAAATTGGAGCTAGAGATATGGCATCTCCATTTTTAAATATGCTTGGCGTTTGGTTCTTTATCGCTTCTGCAATAGTATTGGTTTGTTCATTTTTTGTTGAAACTGGTCCTGCCGGTGGTGGATGGACTGTTTATCCTCCTTTGTCAGCACTAGACAAAGCAATTCCTGGTTCGGGTATGGGAATGACTTTGTGGTTGTTTTCAATTGTCTTGTTTATAATTTCATCTTTATTAGGTGGCATTAATTATATTTCAACTATTCTAAACATGAGAACTAAAGGTATGTCCATGAATCGTATGCCTTTAACAGTTTGGAGTTTCTTTTTTGCTGCTATTGTAGGATTGCTTTCTTTCCCTGTATTGTTAGGTGCAGGATTATTTTTAATTTTTGATAGAATGTTAGGAACCTCATTCTATTTGTCGGATATTTATCTTAATGGTGTTGGAGCTTTAGATAATGTTGGAGGTAGCCCTATCTTATATCAACATTTATTTTGGTTTTTAGGACATCCAGAGGTTTATATTATTATTCTACCTGCTTTTGGGATTGTATCAGAAATTATATCAAACAATGCACGTAAACCTATATTTGGATATACTGCAATGATTATTTCCATGTTTAGTATTTCTTTCTTGTCTTTCCTTGTATGGGGACACCACATGTTTGTTACAGGTATGAATCCGTTTTTAGGTACTATTTTTATGGCTATTAGCTTGATTATCGCTGTGCCATCATCCGTAAAGACATTTAATTATCTTACGACATTGTGGAAAGGTAATATAAGATTTACACCAGGTATGTTATTCTCAATTGGCATGGTTTCATTATTTATTTCCGGAGGTGTTACAGGGATGTTCTTAGGAAATGCTGCTGTAGATATTACACTGCACGATACTTATTTTGTAATTGGACATTTCCACCTTGTAATGGGTGCGGCTGCAATATTTGCGATGTTTGGTGGAGTCTATCATTGGTTTCCAAAAATGTTTGGACGTATGATGAATAACACATTGGGACATTTTCATTTTTGGCTTACCTTCATAGGCGCTTATGTAGTATTTTACCCTATGCACTTTTTAGGTGTTGCCGGAGTGCCTCGTAGATATTATGAGTTCACATTAATCCCTGAATTCGGGGTTTGGATGGATGTGAATATTGTGATGACACTTGGAGCTATTTTAGGAGTTGGAGCACAGTTACTTTTCATTTATAACTTTGTTAGAAGTATTTATTGGGGGGAAAAAGCTACTCAGAATCCTTGGAATGCGAATGGACTTGAATGGACAACACCTGTTGAACATATTCATGGTAATTGGCCAGGTCCACTTCCTGTTGTATATAGAGGTGCTTATGAATATAGTGTACCCGGAAGAGAGTCTGATTTCTGGCCCCAAAATGAACCTGATGATAGTGATTTAGTTGAAGCTAATTATCAACCTGTTACATCTCACACACCTGATACTGAAACTCCTTCAGTTATTGATGAGACTCCAACTGCAAACAAAGTATTATTTTCTTCTTTTGCACGCTTGTTCGGTTTGGTTAAAGCATAATTATAGAACCCTATTTAGAAAGCCTTAGAAGATCTCTAAGGCTTTTTTTATTTTCAATTTCCCGCATAACGTACGCTTAGCTACACTCTCGTAATATTTTTGATAAGCTGTGTTATTCATGCCGTTGAATATTAAGGTTTTGCATTTGTATTATTTTTTTTACTAAAACGCTTGTTAAAAGATGAAAATAACTATTATTGCGACCTAATAATTAGTTAACTAACAGTATGAAAAATAAATTACAAAAAATCAGCAACAGATTATTCCTGATGTCTGTATTTATGATGCTATGTAATTCGTTGTATTCTCAAATGTCGTATGAAGAATATAAAGCGACTTACAAACCCAATTACAAAACCATTACTCCTGATATGAAGCTTGTGAAAACAATTAATGATTCAAAGCCTAGTGTAGGAGCAGCAGCAATCGAGATTTTATTAGAGAATATTGATAAAAACTCAAGTGATCAGGACTCTAAATTGAAAATTGTTGCAATTTTAACAAGTTGTAAGCGTGACGTGGTTGCGAATATTTTAAAAGAACTTTCAACCGAGAATGCAATAAAGGCACTAAATATTGTAAAAGATGAATGGGTGAGAGAAGTAATGTGGTTCGTTGATGTAACAACATATCATAATTTAGCTTCTAGTTTAGCGGCTATCAAAAATTTCAAAGTCAATGATGGCGCATTCGGGCAAAAATCAGATAAGTGGATGCCTGTTTATGCAGGTCTTGGTTATGATCTTTCTATAGGAGGATATCAGGCATTTAATGATTATATAGAAGTTTACAACGCGGGGACAACTAAAAAAGATGGGAAAGGAAATCTTTTGACATTGTCCACTCCGTTAAATAAAATGAGTAAAACAAATGGTATAGATATATTTGGTGCTTTCTATAAAACAGGCAAAAGAATAATCGAGATTCAATTGCAAAGTAGAAAAGCAGTTTCTACGGGTGGTGGTACCGACTGGTCTAGGACATACAGCTTTGGTTCAAATGCACTTAATTTGTTAATTTTAAAACCAAGTGCACATACATATAAACCTGTCATAACTTATTCAGGCTGGGGTTTTCATGGAGCTTTTGCTAATGTAAGAGGTAAGATTGACGTAGCGAATTCTGAAGGTGTGCCACATCAAGGAAAGTTAGGTGGAGGTACTTCTGCCGGATTTAGCTATAACTTAGGGATGTTTATTAACCCAAGTAAAAAATGGCCAGTAATGATTGGTTTACGAGCTTATGCACAATTTAATTTAATGCTTTATGATGTTAGTTATCTGAATGCCACTAATCCTCAAGCAAGTACTCCAAAGACTGTAAAATCAATGAATAATCTTTATGGATTACAGTTTCAAGCTATTTATAAGTTCCCTCAAAGAACACCTTCTCATGTATATCCAACATTCCAAGAGGAAATAGTTGCTAAAATGGATAAGCATATTAACACAGTATATAGTGAGATTAATCCGGTCATTTCACCCGATGGGAAAACTCTTTATTTTATTAGATCTGATCACCCTTTAAATAATGTTGGTGCTTATTCTTCTCAAGATATTTGGGTAGCTGATATTAGTAATGGAATAGAAAACGCTTCTGCGGAGCATTTAACAGATCCTTTTAATACTCGCACATATAATAGTATTGCAGGTGTGAGTCCCGATGAAAATACCATGATGATTAAAGGTTTCTTTAAGAATGGAGAGTATGTTAAAAAAGGATATTCTTTCATCTATAGAACTATTGACGGTTGGTCTAAACCGGAAGGGATTACTATTAAAGATTATGAAAACATGTCTAAGGGTAACTATGTTGCTGCATATTGGACTCAAGATGGTAAACATTTAATTTTAGGTTTTTCTGAAAGTTCAACAGATGATAACGAGAAATTATATGTATCTCATTTGCAAAAGGATGGAACATGGTCAAGACCTATTAATTTAGGACCCAAAATCAACACTTCAGGAGATGACGTTCACTCTCCGTTTATGGCATCTGATGGAAAAACCCTTTATTTCTCTTCAAACAGAAAAGGAGGACTTGGAAGTAATGATATTTGGATTTCAAAGAGATTGGATGATACTTGGACAAATTGGTCTGAGCCGGAGAACTTAGGTGATGGTGTAAATACACCTAAATGGGATGCATATTATTCAATTGATGCATCAGGAAAATATGCTTATATGGCAAGTTCTGAAAACTCAGTTGGCTTAACTGATATTGTTAGAATAACACTTAAAGAGGATGTTCAACCGGATCCTGTTGTATTGATTCGAGGAAAAGTGTTGAATGAAAAAACTAATGAACCCATTGGAGCCACTATTGTTTATAATGGAATTGAAGATGGCGTGAATTATGGTGTTGCACGTACGAATCCCAAAACAGGTGAATATAAAGTTGTATTACCTTATGGTAAGAACTACGATATTACAGCAAGCGCTGCAGGTTTCATTGGTGTTTCGGAAAATTTAGATTTTAGAAAAGTCGGAGACTATCAAGAAATTGAGAAGAACCTTTATCTTGTTCCTATTGAAGTAGGTGCTACTGTTAGGTTGAATAATATTTTCTTTGAGTTTGGTTCTGCTAATTTACAATCTGAATCATTTACAGAGTTAGATAGAGTAGTGAAGTTCATGCAGGATAACCAAACTGTAAAAATTGAACTTTCTGGTCATACTGACAATGTTGGAAGCGATGCTTCTAATAATAAATTGTCACAAGATCGTGTGAATTCTGTGAAAAAATATTTGGTTGACAAAGGTATTAATGAAAGTAGAATGACTGCCAAAGGATATGGAAAAACTAAGCCAGTTGCTACTAATGATACAGAAGAAGGAAGACAACAAAATCGAAGGGTTGAGTTTAGCATCATAGAGAAATAACATATCAAAAATAGAATTTTTGAAAGGCAGTGTTTTTTAACACTGCCTTTTATTTTGTTTCCATTTTTGGATTAATTTCGCAAGCACTTTACGCCTTGGACAATCAGCCTGAAATATCACAAACAAACATTGTAGCACTAAGAGCCGGAATCAAGGATTATCTAATGTTAGGTAAATTTCGTTTGTCAATGCTTGTCGCTATTACTGCATGTATTGGATATATTGTTGGCGTGTTTAAGCATCCTGAAGTTGCGGAATTTAGCATTTTATCATTGCTTTTGCTCCTTGTTGGTGGCTTTCTTTTGTCTGCTTCTTCAAACGCATTAAATCAAGTTATTGAAAGAGATTCTGATAGGTTGATGTCAAGGACACAAAATAGACCGCTTGTTACCAACGTGTTGTCTGTGAATGAAGCCTTAGTTTTTGCTTTTATTACTGCAGTGCTAAGCATTTTCATTCTTGGTATTACTTTTAATGCAACAGTTGCTTTTTTAGGTTTAGGTTCACTTGTAATATATGCATTTGTGTACACTCCTCTAAAAAAGGTGAGCCCTGTATGTGCATTTGTTGGGGCATTTCCCGGTGCAGCCCCGCCAATGTTAGGGTTTATTGGCGCAACAGGTGAAATTACTTTTATTGCTTTAGTGATTTTTGCGATACAATTTTTTTGGCAATTTATTCATTTTTGGAGTTTGGCTTGGTTACTTCATGAAGATTATTTAAAGGCTGGCTACTTTATGCTTCCTTCTCGACAAGGAAAAAGTAAAAGAAGTGCTTTTCAAATATGGTGGTATGCTTTATTAATGACACTTACAAGTGCAATACCTTTTATTGTTGGCTTTAGTGGTCCGTTCTATTTGCTTGTTGCAATGATATGCGGAGGGCTTGTGATGTGGTATGCACTACAACTTTATAAAACACTGGAAAACAAAGAAGCAAAAAAAGTAATGTTGTCAAGCTATATGCACATTGTTTTTGTTTTGCTCGCTCTTTTAATGTAATAAAATGACTACTAATTTTGAAACAAATAATCACCTTCAAGATTCCAAAAACTTAAAAAGTTCAGGAAGTTTTGGCGTTCATCCTGTAATTTTTCTTGTTTGGCTTTTAATAATCGCCTCCATAATGCTCTTTGCAGGTTTTCTAAGTGCATATATTGTACATAGAACAGATGGGTTACGTAATGAAGCGTGGTTGCAATTTGATTTACCAATATGGTTTTGGATTAGTGCCGGAATCGCCATAGCCTCAAGTTTATTAATGCAGAAGGCATATAATGCAGCTAAAAAAGACGATGTACAATTGGTGCCAAGTTTAGTATTGCTTTCAATTGTTACAGGAGTAGCATTTGGAGTATCACAATTCTTAGGCTGGAAAGATATGATAAGCAGAGGGTTATTTATTTCAAATCAGGAGCCGGAGGAAATTTCTGCGAGTTTTGTATATGTGATTTCTTTTGTTCACTTAGCTCATATTCTCATAGGACTTTCTTTATTAATCCTTACGTTCTTTAAGTCTTTAAAGTTAAACGTCCATCGCAAAAACCTTGTGTTTATTAATATCTCCACAACTTATTGGCATTTTCTTGGGTTGCTTTGGATTTGTATTCTTTTATTTCTTTACTTTGCGCGGTAAGAATTTTATTCAGAACTAATTATTTATTTTTCATATAGATGTCAAATACTACTACAATACAACAAGCTAAGCCCACATGGGCAGGAGGTCGCTCTCCATTTAATGTTAGCTATGGAAAGTTGATGATGTGGATATTCTTGATTTCGGATATCTTTACATTTTCTTCACTTTTAGTTTTTTATGGTGCCACCAGATTTGCTAATTGGGATATATGGCCATCGCCAGATATGGTGTTTAATCACTTCCCTTTTGCAGGTCATACCCACTTACCTTTATTTTTTGTTAGCTTAATGACTTTTGTCCTAATTTTCAGTTCAGTAACAATGGTGCTGGCAGTTGAGGCAGGTCAAAGGAATTCACACAAAGAAGTAGGTAAGTATATGTTGTTGACTATTATTGGCGGAATTATTTTCCTTTCTTGTCAAGCATGGGAATGGTCTGTATTTATTGGAGAAGGTGCACGATTATACGAGAACAACTTTGGATTATCTGAAGCCGGATTTAAGTATGCACATAGTCTTAAATTGTTTGATCACTATCATTGGGAAGAAGGATTTAGAGTGGCAGGTGCTCCGCAGTTCTCAGCCTTTTTCTTTTTGGTTACAGGTTTTCATGGATTTCACGTACTAAGCGGTGTGATTATCAATATTGTAGTTTATCTAAATGTAATTTTTGGTACGTATGAAAGAAGAGGGCACTACGATATGGTTGAGAAGGTAGGTCTCTATTGGCACTTTGTTGACTTAGTTTGGGTGTTTGTGTTTACCTTTTTCTATCTCATCTAATTTATACATTAATTTATATCAATATGAGTACAATAAATCAAGTAATGGAAGATCCGGAAAAACAATATGACCCGACTGTTTATGTCCCTGAGGCACATAGCCATGGTAAGAAAGAAGTTTGGATGGTTTTTTGGGTATTGTTGTTTCTAACCTTAATTGATGTAGTTCTTTACTTCACATTTAAACCTTCTAATCTTAGAAATTACACCTTTATTGCATTAGGACTTCTGAAAGGGTTTTATATAGTCGGAACATTTATGCACCTTAAATATGAAGTTAAAAATCTAGTTTTAACTATACTTTTACCTTTGATTTTGGTAGTGTATTTGATTGCATTAGTAATTCATGAAGGCGGAGCAATCGAACTCTCTAACTATATATAAAAGGTAAAGACAATATACGTTTTCTCAAATCCTCTTATACCTCAAGTATAAGAGGATTTTTTTTGTATGTCTTTCCGTAATCTCTGTTTTAGTTCAATTGCTTTTTACTCCTTGATGAAACTGTAGACTTTACTTTGCATAATTGCTATACTCAAAACTATAAGAGCAGTATTAATTTGTGATAAGGTAAGTTAGATTCATCTCAATTTTTTAGCTTTGCAGCACTATGAGTATAACACAAGATTTGAAAGAGCTTGATGAAATTGTTAAGCACATTAAAGAAAGAGGGTATTATTCAAAATACACAGAAAATATTAGGTCTTATTCAGAAGAGTATATGAAAATGGGTGAGACTGCATTTCATAAACAGTTGAATAGTAATTTTAATGAATTATATGCTTCCGGTTGTGCAAATTGGATTGGTGAGGAAGTTTCACCTTACTTAAATGTCGGTTTAGGAATACATTATCCTGCATTTGATGTAAAAACATTGGTGCTGAATGCTCAGCAAGTGAAAAACGCATGGGCTAAAACTTCTTTAGAATTGCGTACAAAAATTTTATTAGAATCTTTAGATGTAATTGCAGAGAGGTTCTCCGAAATAGCTTATGCTACCATGCATACAACCGGTCAATCGTTTTTAATGTCATTTCAGGCAAGTGGGCCTCATGCACTTGACCGTGCGATGGAAGCAATTGTTATGGGATATGTGGAACAAAGTAGATATAATGCACACACAACATGGACTAAAAATTTAGGCAAATTTGATTTGACACTTGAAAAGAACTATAAAGCAATCCCCAAAGGAATCGGGCTGTTAATCGGCTGTTCTACATTTCCAATTTGGAATTCATTTCCTGGTCTATATGCTGATTTAATTACTGGTAATGTTGCGATTCTGAAACCGCATCCTAAAGCAATCTATCCAATCGCCATTGTGATAAGCGAAATACAAAAAGTATTAGAAAAGTACGGTTTTGATAAACGGATTGTACAAATAGCAGTTGATACAGTGCAGGCTCCTATTACAAAGGTATTATGTGAACAATCTGATATTAAATTGATAGACTATACGGGTGGCAATGCTTTTGGAGATTATGTAGAATCTCTTGTTGGAAAGGAAACATTTACAGAAAAAGCAGGAGTTAATTCAATCATATTGGATTCCTCTAATGATTTGCAAAAGACCGCACAAAATATTGCGTTTTCAATTAGTTTATATTCAGGTCAAATGTGTACTGCACCGCAAAATATTTTTGTTGCAGAACAAGGTATTTCAACACCAAATGGAATTGTTGGATTTGATGAGTTTAAGACAATATTGTCAGAGGCTATAAAAGGTTTGGTTACCAATCCTAAAGCAGGAGCAGCAACTTTGGGTGCAATACAAAACGATTTTACTTTAGAAAGAGTGAAGAAAGGGAAATTGCAATTCTCAGATATAGTCTTGGATACAGTTCCGGTAGAAAATCCTGAGTTTGAAGCGGCAAGAGTACAAAGCCCAATTGTAGTAGCAGTTGAAAGTGCTCAAAAAGATTTGTATTGGAAGGAATACTTTGGACCTTTTGTGGTGCTGATAAAGACCAAGAATTTCGAAGAATCTCTTCAGTTAGCTGCTCAGTCAGCACGTGAAAACGGTGCAATTACATGTTTAGCCTATTGCACAGATGCAGAGAAGTCAGACAAGATAGAAGATGTTATGAATAATGCGTTTACTCCTGTATCTTTTAACTTTTCAGGTGCAGCATTTGTCAATCAACACGCTGCTTTTTCCGATTTACACGTAACAGGTGGCAATCCTGCAGGTAATGCAACTTTCACCGATCCTAATTTCATTAATAAGCGTTTTGTTTGGGTGGGAAACCGTTATATGAAAGAATAAATTAGATGTATATACATATAATTTTATTCTTCAGATACTAAATTTGCACTCGTATTAACAAAACAAAATCTTAACATGAAAAAAGTATTTTTAATTGGTTTTGCTGCAGTATTATTTGCAGCGTGTTCAAGTAACACAAATCAAGTAGCTGCAACTGAAGCCGGAGAAGTAGCACAAGTAGAAGAAACAGCCCTAACCCTTAATATTGATACTCAACAAAGTGGAATTGAGTGGTTGGGAGCTAAATTCTTAGGAAAAACTCACAATGGTACCATTAATCTTTCAGGCGGAACTGTTTCAATTGAGGATGGTAAAGTAGTAGCCGGTGATTTTACGGCAGATATGAATACTATAAAGAATCTTGACTTACCTGCAGAAGGAGAGTATAATCAAGAAAAGTTAGAAGGACATTTGAAAAGCGACCATTTCTTTGATGTAGCTAAGTTTCCAACCTCTACTTTTCATATTACTTCAGTTGAAGTTGTTCAAGATGATTCAGGTAATACTCATAAGATTTCAGGTAATTTAACAATCAAAGGTGTAGCAAAGCAGGTTACATTCCCTGCTAAGGTTGATTTCTCTGAGAATGGTTTTAAAGCATCGGCTACTTTTGTAATTAATAGACTTGATTGGGGAGTTACTTATGATGAAGAAGGTATTAAAAACTTCTTAGATGGCGTGGTGAAGAAAGGAAAAGATGACTTTGTTAAAAATGAACTAGAAATCAAGGTTAACTTGGTTGCTCA
The sequence above is drawn from the Bacteroidia bacterium genome and encodes:
- a CDS encoding aldehyde dehydrogenase family protein; translation: MSITQDLKELDEIVKHIKERGYYSKYTENIRSYSEEYMKMGETAFHKQLNSNFNELYASGCANWIGEEVSPYLNVGLGIHYPAFDVKTLVLNAQQVKNAWAKTSLELRTKILLESLDVIAERFSEIAYATMHTTGQSFLMSFQASGPHALDRAMEAIVMGYVEQSRYNAHTTWTKNLGKFDLTLEKNYKAIPKGIGLLIGCSTFPIWNSFPGLYADLITGNVAILKPHPKAIYPIAIVISEIQKVLEKYGFDKRIVQIAVDTVQAPITKVLCEQSDIKLIDYTGGNAFGDYVESLVGKETFTEKAGVNSIILDSSNDLQKTAQNIAFSISLYSGQMCTAPQNIFVAEQGISTPNGIVGFDEFKTILSEAIKGLVTNPKAGAATLGAIQNDFTLERVKKGKLQFSDIVLDTVPVENPEFEAARVQSPIVVAVESAQKDLYWKEYFGPFVVLIKTKNFEESLQLAAQSARENGAITCLAYCTDAEKSDKIEDVMNNAFTPVSFNFSGAAFVNQHAAFSDLHVTGGNPAGNATFTDPNFINKRFVWVGNRYMKE
- a CDS encoding YceI family protein; amino-acid sequence: MKKVFLIGFAAVLFAACSSNTNQVAATEAGEVAQVEETALTLNIDTQQSGIEWLGAKFLGKTHNGTINLSGGTVSIEDGKVVAGDFTADMNTIKNLDLPAEGEYNQEKLEGHLKSDHFFDVAKFPTSTFHITSVEVVQDDSGNTHKISGNLTIKGVAKQVTFPAKVDFSENGFKASATFVINRLDWGVTYDEEGIKNFLDGVVKKGKDDFVKNELEIKVNLVAH